Proteins encoded within one genomic window of Polypterus senegalus isolate Bchr_013 chromosome 6, ASM1683550v1, whole genome shotgun sequence:
- the ormdl1 gene encoding ORM1-like protein 1, whose product MNVGVAHSEVNPNTRIMNSRGIWLTYALGVGMLHIVLLSIPFFSVPVVWTLTNVIHNLGMYVFLHAVKGTPFETPDQGKARLLTHWEQLDYGVQFTSSRKFFTISPIIIYFLASFYTKYDPTHCFINTASLLSVLIPKLPQLHGVRIFGINKY is encoded by the exons ATGAATGTCGGTGTGGCGCACAGCGAAGTGAACCCCAACACCAGGATCATGAACAGCCGGGGGATATGGCTGACCTATGCACTCGGGGTTGGCATGCTGCACATCGTCTTGCTGAGCATTCCCTTCTTCAGCGTGCCCGTGGTGTGGACACTGACCAACGTCATCCACAACTTG GGGATgtatgtgtttcttcatgctgttaAAGGGACGCCCTTTGAGACGCCTGATCAGGGGAAGGCCCGGCTTCTCACGCACTGGGAGCAGTTGGACTACGGTGTTCAGTTCACCTCCTCGCGCAAGTTTTTCACCATTTCGCCGATAATCAT ATACTTTCTGGCCAGCTTCTACACAAAGTACGACCCGACGCACTGCTTCATCAATACGGCCTCCCTGCTGAGTGTGCTCATCCCCAAACTGCCCCAGCTTCATGGAGTGCGCATCTTTGGCATCAACAAGTACTGA